Proteins found in one Mytilus edulis chromosome 2, xbMytEdul2.2, whole genome shotgun sequence genomic segment:
- the LOC139512902 gene encoding natural resistance-associated macrophage protein 2-like translates to MAEEDRTPIVNEIYANNYISSLDVQNPANDYEASKGFEITPGQVKIPVTKDKSFSFKKLWAFTGPGFLMSIAYLDPGNIESDLQAGAIAKYKLIWVLMWSTVLGLILQLLAARLGCVTGMNLAQVCHLEYPMFPRITLWLMVEIAIVGSDIQEVIGSAIALNLLSNHKIPIWAGVLITGVDTFTFLFLESAGLRKLEAFFGALITTMAVTFLYIYVKIMPNQGDILIGMWFPWCENCDKDSIVQLVGIVGAVIMPHNIYLHSALVLTRNIDRTDKHEVAEAIKYNSIESAIALFVSFIINLFVLAVFAAAFSGPTFREEASLHNAGIWLYEQYGLGVKIIWGIGILSAGQSSTMTGTYAGQFVMEGFMNIRWSKWKRVLLTRSIAMVPTIIVALIATNDLDAMNNWLNVLQSVQLPFALLPVLHFTSSETIMREFKNGRVMKITVWGLAILVMGINFYLVIISVGSGNQWWIYVIAVIVIFVYLAYVAYIAIGPHTVLKLKMMIALKFNRDTEKILNEIERRETLKYTTREDLSNTAS, encoded by the exons ATGGCAGAAGAGGATAGAACTCCGATAGTGAACGAAATATATGCTAATAATTATATAAGTTCATTAGATGTGCAAAACCCTGCAAATGATTATGAAGCTTCAAAAGGATTTGAAATAACTCCAGGACAGGTCAAAATACCTGTAACAAAGGAT aaatctttCAGTTTTAAGAAATTGTGGGCCTTTACAGGACCGGGGTTTCTAATGAGTATAGCATACCTTGATCCAGGTAACATAGAATCTGATTTACAAGCTGGTGCTATTGCTAAATACAAG TTGATATGGGTGTTAATGTGGTCCACAGTACTCGGGCTGATACTTCAACTTTTGGCAGCAAGATTAGGATGCGTTACAG GTATGAATCTAGCACAAGTGTGTCATCTAGAATATCCAATGTTTCCTCGTATTACTTTGTGGTTAATGGTAGAAATCGCCATCGTTGGAAGCGATATACAAGAAGTCATAGGATCAGCTATTGCTTTAAATCTATTATCCAATCACAA aatacCTATATGGGCAGGTGTGTTAATAACTGGTGTTGATACCTTCACATTTCTATTTCTGGAAAGTGCAGGGCTGAGGAAATTAGAAGCCTTCTTTGGCGCTCTCATCACAACAATGGCTGTAACATTTCTCTATATT TATGTGAAAATTATGCCAAACCAAGGAGACATTCTAATTGGAATGTGGTTTCCATGGTGCGAGAATTGTGACAAGGACTCCATTGTACAGTTAGTAGGAATTGTGGGAGCAGTCATCATGCCACACAATATATATCTCCATAGTGCTTtagtttta ACAAGGAATATTGACAGAACTGACAAACATGAGGTGGCCGAGGCAATCAAGTACAACAGTATAGAATCAG cAATAGCATTGTTTGTATCCTTTATCATCAATCTGTTTGTACTAGCAGTATTTGCTGCAGCTTTCTCGGGTCCAACTTTTAGAGAGGAAGCCAGTTTACATAATGCT GGCATTTGGTTATACGAACAATACGGCCTTGGTGTAAAGATCATTTGGGGAATAGGTATCCTGTCTGCTGGTCAAAGTTCTACAATGACG GGAACTTATGCAGGGCAGTTTGTAATGGAG GGATTTATGAATATAAGATGGTCAAAGTGGAAACGGGTTTTATTGACTAGGTCTATTGCCATGGTACCAACAATTATTGTGGCTCTCATAGCAACCAATGACCTTGATGCAATGAACAACTGGTTGAATGTCCTCCAGAGTGTACAACTTCCGTTTGCTTTACTACCTGTTTTACACTTTACGAGCAGTGAAACTATTATGAGAGAGTTTAAAAATGGAAG agTCATGAAGATTACTGTTTGGGGTTTAGCTATTTTAGTTATGGGAATTAACTTTTATCTTGTAATAATATCTGTG ggatCCGGAAATCAATGGTGGATTTATGTAATCGCTGTTATAGTTATATTTGTTTATCTGGCCTATGTGGCATATATT gcTATTGGTCCACACACTGTATTGAAACTAAAG ATGATGATTGCTTTGAAGTTCAATCGAGACACTGAAAAAATACTGAATGAAATTGAAAGAAGGGAAACTCTCAAATATACAACAAGGGAAGATCTTAGCAATACAGCATCTTGA